The sequence CTGAGCTTGATTGTAAGAAAAAGTAAGAGAAGTCGGTTTCTGGGGAACACTAATAAACCAATAAGTCAATTGAATTTTTTCGGGAGGATAGTTTGAGGTTTCCGCTAAAAGATATTGGTATAAACGAGTTTGCCAATGCTTAGCTAAGGTGGCTCGATTCTGCGGTTGCGGATAGGTTTTCCAATCAATAATTTGTGCTTGGTTTTCGCTTAAAATGAGTAAGTCGTAAATACCAATTAGTAAAAAATTTCCTTTGCGAATGGTTCGCCGATGTTCGGCTTGTCGCCAAGTGTGGGGCTGGGGATCAACTACCTTAGGAGCGACTTCAGCAAGAGATCGGAAAGATTGGGCTAAGGGAGGATCTGCTGCTAAAATTCGTTCTATAGGTAAGCCTAGCTCTCGCTGCTGCATAAAATGATGAAAGCGATTCCCTAGTGTTAATTCACTTTGACGTTGGGCAAGACAAGGAGAGGTGAACTGTTCTAGATAGGTATATTGAAATTTTCTGGGGCAGGTTGAGAGTAAGTTCAGATGATTTTGAGAAAGTTGCCAGATCGTTGCGTTTGTGTCGTCTAATGCCATTTTTCAGCTATGGGATGATCTGAAAGACATTTTAAAGCGCCAGTCTTCAGAAAACTAAAGTTGGATGCGCGATACCTGATGACACGAGTTCTCGCTCTTTAATCGAGGGAGGCGGTGAGGATAATCCCGTGTCGTCTATGTGTAGCATGA comes from Halothece sp. PCC 7418 and encodes:
- a CDS encoding PD-(D/E)XK nuclease family protein yields the protein MALDDTNATIWQLSQNHLNLLSTCPRKFQYTYLEQFTSPCLAQRQSELTLGNRFHHFMQQRELGLPIERILAADPPLAQSFRSLAEVAPKVVDPQPHTWRQAEHRRTIRKGNFLLIGIYDLLILSENQAQIIDWKTYPQPQNRATLAKHWQTRLYQYLLAETSNYPPEKIQLTYWFISVPQKPTSLTFSYNQAQHETTEQELNQLLTQLEFDRKNYQKNKVLFPQVEPQKGYCFNCPFTLPCQRYLDLNQVCFSEVEEETI